A genome region from Oceanispirochaeta sp. M1 includes the following:
- a CDS encoding single-stranded DNA-binding protein, with amino-acid sequence MSPSNTVILEGNLVRDPEARLTPKGTPVCKFAVASNRSYKAEGVRQEEVSYFDVEV; translated from the coding sequence ATAAGCCCTTCCAATACTGTAATTCTCGAGGGCAATCTGGTGCGTGATCCCGAGGCCAGACTCACCCCCAAGGGAACTCCGGTCTGCAAGTTTGCCGTGGCCAGCAACAGGTCCTACAAAGCGGAGGGAGTCAGGCAGGAAGAAGTTTCCTATTTCGATGTGGAAGTCTAG